In the genome of Salmo trutta chromosome 18, fSalTru1.1, whole genome shotgun sequence, one region contains:
- the LOC115153457 gene encoding interferon regulatory factor 2-like — MHQGRLRLRPWLEEQIQSGKYPGVTWRDETAQVFQIPWKHAARHGWNIDKDATLFRNWAIHTGRYKPGIDKPDPKTWKANFRCALNSLPDVKELQDKSIKKGSNAFRVYMMLPVIKMTKQRKGLKESEVAIKQNLISLSETQAGSCASLDRFAEVFLKYRGGQASHSPGIFHVNDNYPPYNTIKDEQSPEQSYSHQSSLTPEVHERSDTTTDDNEQAEAVFKIVDHLKTIEHWSQSNENRSWRAAATGWVDCYCEDMDYLGYPLQTDCYTHSAQQRPLL; from the exons ATGCATCAAGGTCGTCTAAGACTGCGACCCTGGCTTGAGGAGCAGATACAGTCAGGGAAATACCCAGGGGTCACCTGGCGTGATGAG ACAGCTCAAGTTTTTCAGATTCCTTGGAAGCACGCGGCTCGACATGGTTGGAATATAGACAAGGACGCCACTTTGTTCCGAAACTGGGCGATACACACAG GCAGATACAAACCTGGGATAGACAAGCCTGATCCGAAGACATGGAAAGCTAACTTCCGATGTGCCCTGAACTCTTTACCCGATGTGAAAGAGCTACAAGACAAGAGCATCAAGAAGGGCAGTAATGCTTTTAGGGTTTACATGATGCTGCCTGTTATTAAAATGACCAAACAAAGAAAAG GACTAAAGGAGTCAGAGGTTGCCATAAAACAAAATTTGATCTCCCTCTCAGAAACTCAGGCAGGTTCTTGTGCGTCACTGGATAGATTTGCAG AGGTTTTCCTGAAGTATAGAGGCGGGCAGGCCAGTCACAGCCCTGGTATATTTCATGTCAATGACAATTACCCTCCCTACAACACCATAAAGGATGAACAGTCACCAGAACAGTCCTACTCTCACCAGTCTTCCTTAACACCTGAAGTGCATG AAAGATCTGATACTACCACTGACGACAATGAGCAAGCAGAGGCTGTATTCAAG ATAGTTGACCACCTAAAAACCATAGAGCACTGGAGCCAGTCTAATGAAAACAGAAGCTGGAGGGCAGCAGCCACCGGCTGGGTGGACTGTTACT GTGAGGATATGGATTACTTGGGGTATCCCTTACAGACCGATtgctacacacacagtgcacagcAAAGACCACTTCTATAA